In Camelina sativa cultivar DH55 chromosome 16, Cs, whole genome shotgun sequence, a single window of DNA contains:
- the LOC104751707 gene encoding inactive TPR repeat-containing thioredoxin TTL3-like isoform X3, which yields MAKLKKLSTGQKMGCESVLGCIFQSWSPSRRKPSLPEKDHRVKDNLLAKSTSTITDPKILPRVSTDTSSQPKKSDSQKPQQKPNSDESHPRKSSDSARKSSDSAKKSISSGSSRTESKRFSLNGVMGNIIVKPQPAVKPDVSQTKSRWEGKPVNYRLDPEALKRMGNEEYCRGRFAQALVFYERAISADPKTPTYWCNKSAALISLGRLLEASDACEEALRLNPTYERAHQRLASLQLRLGEVEKALCHYNEAGKYTETKHIEQVEDVIKCLKRCDEARRSKEWNVALKETLFAISYGADSSPRVYALQTEALLHLQRHEEAYSVYQKGTKRFEIDSFIKIFGLSITSYLLMVGAQVYIAVGRFEDAVTASRQAARLDPSSEEVNVVAKTARAVASARLSGNLLFNASKFEGACVVYTEGLEKDPYNALLLCNRAASRFKLGLFEKAIEDCTLALSLQPSYRKARRRRADSYAKPRLF from the exons atGGCGAAACTGAAGAAGTTATCCACAGGTCAAAAAATGGGTTGTGAGAGTGTCCTTGGATGTATTTTCCAAAGCTGGAGCCCTAGCCGGAGAAAACCCTCTTTACCGGAAAAAGATCACAGGGTAAAAGATAACTTGCTTGCCAAGTCAACATCCACCATTACAGACCCTAAAATCCTCCCTAGAGTGTCCACCGATACTTCTTCTCAACCAAAGAAATCTGATTCCCAGAAACCCCAACAAAAGCCAAATTCCGACGAGAGCCACCCGAGGAAATCATCAGATTCCGCAAGAAAATCATCAGATTCCGCAAAGAAATCGATTTCATCGGGCTCGTCAAGAACAGAGAGCAAGAGATTCTCTCTTAACGGCGTCATGGGAAACATCATCGTGAAACCACAGCCCGCCGTTAAACCTGACGTCTCGCAGACGAAAAGCCGGTGGGAGGGCAAGCCTGTAAATTACAGACTCGATCCAGAGGCTCTCAAGAGAATGGGAAACGAAGAGTATTGTCGTGGGAGGTTTGCACAAGCTCTTGTGTTTTACGAGAGAGCCATCTCAGCTGACCCCAAAACGCCGACGTATTGGTGTAACAAATCAGCCGCTTTGATCAGTCTCGGTCGTCTTCTTGAAGCTTCTGATGCTTGTGAAGAAGCTTTAAGACTAAACCCAACCTATGAGAGAGCCCATCAGAGACTCGCTTCCCTCCAACTCAG ATTGGGTGAGGTTGAAAAAGCTTTGTGTCATTATAACGAAGCTGGAAAATATACAGAGACAAAACATATAGAACAAGTTGAAGATGTTATAAAATGCTTAAAGAGATGCGATGAAGCTCGAAGATCAAAGGAATGGAATGTTGCGTTGAAAGAGACTCTTTTTGCGATATCATATGGAGCCGATTCTTCTCCTCGG GTCTATGCGCTACAAACCGAGGCTTTGTTGCATCTTCAGCGACATGAGGAAGCGTACAGCGTGTACCAGAAAGGAACAAAACGCTTCGAGATCGATAGTTTCATAAAGATTTTTGGTCTTTCCATCACTTCTTACCTCTTAATGGTCGGAGCTCAGGTATACATTGCAGTAGGAAG ATTTGAAGATGCAGTAACCGCGTCAAGGCAAGCGGCTCGACTGGATCCAAGCAGCGAAGAAGTAAACGTGGTAGCTAAAACAGCAAGAGCGGTTGCTTCAGCGAGACTGAGCGGAAACTTGCTTTTCAACGCGTCAAAATTCGAAGGGGCTTGCGTGGTTTACACGGAAGGACTAGAGAAAGATCCCTATAATGCCCTCTTGCTATGTAACAGAGCTGCCTCAAGATTCAAGCTTGGTCTGTTCGAGAAAGCCATTGAAGATTGCACATTGGCTCTCAGTCTCCAGCCCTCCTACAGAAAGGCGAGACGGCGCAGGGCTGATTCTTATGCCAAG CCAAGGCTCTTCTAG
- the LOC104751709 gene encoding uncharacterized protein LOC104751709, producing the protein MKAETVTLILINLAGIMERADESLLPGVYKEVGLALHTDPTGLGSLTLLRSMVQAVCYPLAAYMAIRHNRAHVIALGAFLWSAATFLVAFSSTFFQVAVSRALNGIGLALVAPAIQSLVADSTDDANRGTAFGWLQLTANIGSILGGLCSVLIAPLTFMGIPGWRVAFHIVGVISVFVGVLVRLFANDPHFVKDGVDVSNQRGSRKPFCTEVKDLVREADTVIKIRSFQIIVTQGVTGSFPWSALSFAPMWLELIGFSHGTTAFLMGLFVAASSLGGLFGGKMGDFLSTRLPNSGRIMLAQISSASAIPLAAILLLVLPDDPSTAAIHGLILVLLGLFVSWNAPATNNPIFAEIVPEKSRTSVYALDKSFESILSSFAPPIVGILAQHVYGYKPIPEGSSRSAEIATDRENAASLAKALYTSIGIPMAACCFIYSFLYRTYPLDRDRARMEAYIDSEMRELLPESSNRDIQFSQEDPLVNQVKTNLQPSR; encoded by the exons ATGAAGGCGGAGACGGTGACGCTGATTCTGATTAATCTAGCTGGAATAATGGAGAGAGCCGACGAATCTCTGCTTCCAGGTGTATACAAAGAGGTCGGTTTGGCTCTCCACACTGATCCAACCGGACTCGGGTCGTTGACATTGCTGCGATCCATGGTTCAAGCCGTTTGTTATCCCTTGGCTGCTTACATGGCCATTAGACATAACCGAGCTCACGTTATAGCTCTCGGTGCATTTCTCTGGTCCGCTGCTACTTTCCTTGTTGCCTTCTCTTCCACTTTTTTCCAG GTGGCAGTGTCTAGAGCTCTGAATGGAATTGGTCTTGCTCTAGTGGCTCCAGCTATTCAATCTCTTGTTGCTGACTCAACTGATGATGCCAACCGTGGCACTGCATTTGGATGGTTACAACTAACAGCAAACATCGGTTCGATCCTAGGGGGGCTATGCTCTGTCTTAATAGCTCCACTAACCTTCATGGGCATACCTGGTTGGAGAGTTGCTTTCCATATCGTAGGTGTGATCAGCGTTTTCGTTGGTGTGTTAGTCAGACTATTCGCCAATGACCCACATTTTGTGAAGGATGGTGTTGATGTTTCGAATCAACGAGGTTCGAGGAAACCTTTTTGTACAGAGGTGAAGGATTTGGTCCGGGAAGCTGATACTGTCATAAAGATTCGGTCTTTTCAGATAATTGTGACTCAGGGAGTAACAGGGTCGTTTCCTTGGTCTGCTCTTTCTTTTGCACCCATGTGGTTGGAACTCATCGGCTTCTCACACGGGACAACTGCATTCTTGATGGGTCTTTTCGTGGCTGCATCTTCTCTAGGAGGCTTATTTGGAGGCAAAATGGGAGATTTTCTGTCTACCCGTCTTCCTAATTCTGGAAGAATCATGCTTGCACAGATCAGTTCAGCCTCAGCGATTCCGCTTGCTGCAATTCTCTTGTTGGTCTTACCAGATGATCCATCCACGGCTGCAATCCATGGTCTGATCTTAGTCCTATTGGGGCTGTTTGTTTCTTGGAATGCTCCTGCTACCAACAA CCCGATCTTTGCAGAGATTGTTCCAGAGAAATCAAGGACAAGTGTCTATGCACTGGATAAATCGTTTGAGTCAATCTTGTCATCGTTTGCTCCTCCTATAGTTGGAATCCTGGCGCAGCATGTTTATGGTTATAAGCCAATCCCTGAAGGGTCATCGAGGTCAGCAGAGATAGCCACGGATAGAGAGAATGCAGCATCTCTAGCAAAAGCTCTTTATACATCTATAGGAATCCCAATGGCAGCGTGCTGCTTCATCTACTCCTTTCTTTACCGTACCTATCCTCTAGACAGAGATCGTGCTCGGATGGAAGCTTACATAGATTCTGAGATGCGTGAACTGCTTCCGGAAAGTTCCAATAGAGACATCCAGTTTTCACAAGAAGACCCTTTAGTGAACCAAGTTAAAACCAATTTACAACCTAGTAGATAG
- the LOC104751706 gene encoding uncharacterized protein LOC104751706 isoform X2, with product MIKGSNGNRGSSSSGYSADLLVCFPSRAHLALTPKPICSPSRPSDSSTNRRPHHRRQLSKLSGGGGGGGHGSPALWAKQASSKNMGGNEIAEPTSPKVTCAGQIKVRPSKCGGGKGKNWQSVMEEIERIHDSRSQSKFLGLKKDVMGFLTCLRNIRFDFRCFGDFRHADVTSDDEEDEDDDEDEDEEGEQEEENSKNVFSKWFMVLQEEQSNNDDDKNNKCDAKRDLENSDAEPAVPPPNALLLMRCRSAPAKSWLEERMKAKTEQDNREEEEEEEEEETEDKEMNTKKTKKDLRSLMEEEKMELVLMRYDTEFYRLSSDIAKETWVVGGIQDPLSRSRSWKS from the exons atGATCAAAGGAAGCAATGGAAACAgaggatcttcttcttctggttacTCTGCAGATTTGTTGGTTTGTTTCCCTTCCAGAGCCCACCTAGCTCTTACTCCTAAGCCCATTTGTAGCCCATCTCGTCCTTCCGACTCCTCCACTAACCGTCGTCCCCACCACCGTCGCCAGCTAAGTAAACTCTCcggcggcggtggaggaggaggacatGGGAGTCCTGCTTTGTGGGCTAAACAAGCGAGCAGTAAGAATATGGGAGGCAACGAAATAGCTGAACCTACATCGCCTAAAGTCACTTGCGCCGGTCAGATCAAAGTCCGGCCGAGCAAATGCGGCGGAGGAAAAGGAAAGAATTGGCAATCGGTGATGGAAGAGATCGAGAGGATACATGATAGTAGATCGCAAAGCAAGTTTTTAGGGTTGAAGAAAGATGTGATGGGTTTCTTGACTTGTCTCAGAAACATCAGATTCGACTTCAGGTGTTTTGGTGATTTCCGACATGCTGATGTCACaagcgacgacgaagaagacgaagatgatgatgaagatgaggatgaagaaggagaacaagaagaagagaactcaaagaaTGTTTTCTCCAAATGGTTTATGGTTTTACAAGAGGAACAGAGCAACAACGACGAcgacaagaacaacaagtgtGACGCC AAACGCGATCTTGAAAACTCAGACGCAGAACCGGCGGTTCCGCCGCCAAACGCGCTGTTGCTGATGCGGTGTAGATCAGCTCCAGCGAAGAGTTGGTTAGAAGAGAGAATGaaagcaaaaacagagcaagataacagagaagaagaagaagaagaagaagaagaagaaacagaggataaaGAAATGAatacgaagaagacgaagaaggatttgagatcactaatggaggaagagaagatgGAACTGGTGTTGATGAGATACGATACTGAGTTTTACAGACTCTCTTCAGACATCGCTAAGGAAACTTGGGTTGTCGGCGGGATTCAGGATCCTCTGTCTCGGAGTCGAAGCTGgaaaagctga
- the LOC104751707 gene encoding inactive TPR repeat-containing thioredoxin TTL3-like isoform X1, giving the protein MAKLKKLSTGQKMGCESVLGCIFQSWSPSRRKPSLPEKDHRVKDNLLAKSTSTITDPKILPRVSTDTSSQPKKSDSQKPQQKPNSDESHPRKSSDSARKSSDSAKKSISSGSSRTESKRFSLNGVMGNIIVKPQPAVKPDVSQTKSRWEGKPVNYRLDPEALKRMGNEEYCRGRFAQALVFYERAISADPKTPTYWCNKSAALISLGRLLEASDACEEALRLNPTYERAHQRLASLQLRLGEVEKALCHYNEAGKYTETKHIEQVEDVIKCLKRCDEARRSKEWNVALKETLFAISYGADSSPRVYALQTEALLHLQRHEEAYSVYQKGTKRFEIDSFIKIFGLSITSYLLMVGAQVYIAVGRFEDAVTASRQAARLDPSSEEVNVVAKTARAVASARLSGNLLFNASKFEGACVVYTEGLEKDPYNALLLCNRAASRFKLGLFEKAIEDCTLALSLQPSYRKARRRRADSYAKSLHLQVSPSTTTHILESRVAISPTTYPV; this is encoded by the exons atGGCGAAACTGAAGAAGTTATCCACAGGTCAAAAAATGGGTTGTGAGAGTGTCCTTGGATGTATTTTCCAAAGCTGGAGCCCTAGCCGGAGAAAACCCTCTTTACCGGAAAAAGATCACAGGGTAAAAGATAACTTGCTTGCCAAGTCAACATCCACCATTACAGACCCTAAAATCCTCCCTAGAGTGTCCACCGATACTTCTTCTCAACCAAAGAAATCTGATTCCCAGAAACCCCAACAAAAGCCAAATTCCGACGAGAGCCACCCGAGGAAATCATCAGATTCCGCAAGAAAATCATCAGATTCCGCAAAGAAATCGATTTCATCGGGCTCGTCAAGAACAGAGAGCAAGAGATTCTCTCTTAACGGCGTCATGGGAAACATCATCGTGAAACCACAGCCCGCCGTTAAACCTGACGTCTCGCAGACGAAAAGCCGGTGGGAGGGCAAGCCTGTAAATTACAGACTCGATCCAGAGGCTCTCAAGAGAATGGGAAACGAAGAGTATTGTCGTGGGAGGTTTGCACAAGCTCTTGTGTTTTACGAGAGAGCCATCTCAGCTGACCCCAAAACGCCGACGTATTGGTGTAACAAATCAGCCGCTTTGATCAGTCTCGGTCGTCTTCTTGAAGCTTCTGATGCTTGTGAAGAAGCTTTAAGACTAAACCCAACCTATGAGAGAGCCCATCAGAGACTCGCTTCCCTCCAACTCAG ATTGGGTGAGGTTGAAAAAGCTTTGTGTCATTATAACGAAGCTGGAAAATATACAGAGACAAAACATATAGAACAAGTTGAAGATGTTATAAAATGCTTAAAGAGATGCGATGAAGCTCGAAGATCAAAGGAATGGAATGTTGCGTTGAAAGAGACTCTTTTTGCGATATCATATGGAGCCGATTCTTCTCCTCGG GTCTATGCGCTACAAACCGAGGCTTTGTTGCATCTTCAGCGACATGAGGAAGCGTACAGCGTGTACCAGAAAGGAACAAAACGCTTCGAGATCGATAGTTTCATAAAGATTTTTGGTCTTTCCATCACTTCTTACCTCTTAATGGTCGGAGCTCAGGTATACATTGCAGTAGGAAG ATTTGAAGATGCAGTAACCGCGTCAAGGCAAGCGGCTCGACTGGATCCAAGCAGCGAAGAAGTAAACGTGGTAGCTAAAACAGCAAGAGCGGTTGCTTCAGCGAGACTGAGCGGAAACTTGCTTTTCAACGCGTCAAAATTCGAAGGGGCTTGCGTGGTTTACACGGAAGGACTAGAGAAAGATCCCTATAATGCCCTCTTGCTATGTAACAGAGCTGCCTCAAGATTCAAGCTTGGTCTGTTCGAGAAAGCCATTGAAGATTGCACATTGGCTCTCAGTCTCCAGCCCTCCTACAGAAAGGCGAGACGGCGCAGGGCTGATTCTTATGCCAAG TCTCTTCATCTCCAGGTGTCTCCATCAACAACAACTCATATTCTTGAATCGCGTGTTGCCATTTCTCCAACTACATATCCGGTTTAG
- the LOC104751706 gene encoding serine/threonine-protein kinase rio2-like isoform X1 — MIKGSNGNRGSSSSGYSADLLVCFPSRAHLALTPKPICSPSRPSDSSTNRRPHHRRQLSKLSGGGGGGGHGSPALWAKQASSKNMGGNEIAEPTSPKVTCAGQIKVRPSKCGGGKGKNWQSVMEEIERIHDSRSQSKFLGLKKDVMGFLTCLRNIRFDFRCFGDFRHADVTSDDEEDEDDDEDEDEEGEQEEENSKNVFSKWFMVLQEEQSNNDDDKNNKCDAVDGDEKKRDLENSDAEPAVPPPNALLLMRCRSAPAKSWLEERMKAKTEQDNREEEEEEEEEETEDKEMNTKKTKKDLRSLMEEEKMELVLMRYDTEFYRLSSDIAKETWVVGGIQDPLSRSRSWKS, encoded by the exons atGATCAAAGGAAGCAATGGAAACAgaggatcttcttcttctggttacTCTGCAGATTTGTTGGTTTGTTTCCCTTCCAGAGCCCACCTAGCTCTTACTCCTAAGCCCATTTGTAGCCCATCTCGTCCTTCCGACTCCTCCACTAACCGTCGTCCCCACCACCGTCGCCAGCTAAGTAAACTCTCcggcggcggtggaggaggaggacatGGGAGTCCTGCTTTGTGGGCTAAACAAGCGAGCAGTAAGAATATGGGAG GCAACGAAATAGCTGAACCTACATCGCCTAAAGTCACTTGCGCCGGTCAGATCAAAGTCCGGCCGAGCAAATGCGGCGGAGGAAAAGGAAAGAATTGGCAATCGGTGATGGAAGAGATCGAGAGGATACATGATAGTAGATCGCAAAGCAAGTTTTTAGGGTTGAAGAAAGATGTGATGGGTTTCTTGACTTGTCTCAGAAACATCAGATTCGACTTCAGGTGTTTTGGTGATTTCCGACATGCTGATGTCACaagcgacgacgaagaagacgaagatgatgatgaagatgaggatgaagaaggagaacaagaagaagagaactcaaagaaTGTTTTCTCCAAATGGTTTATGGTTTTACAAGAGGAACAGAGCAACAACGACGAcgacaagaacaacaagtgtGACGCCGTAGATGGTGATGAGAAGAAACGCGATCTTGAAAACTCAGACGCAGAACCGGCGGTTCCGCCGCCAAACGCGCTGTTGCTGATGCGGTGTAGATCAGCTCCAGCGAAGAGTTGGTTAGAAGAGAGAATGaaagcaaaaacagagcaagataacagagaagaagaagaagaagaagaagaagaagaaacagaggataaaGAAATGAatacgaagaagacgaagaaggatttgagatcactaatggaggaagagaagatgGAACTGGTGTTGATGAGATACGATACTGAGTTTTACAGACTCTCTTCAGACATCGCTAAGGAAACTTGGGTTGTCGGCGGGATTCAGGATCCTCTGTCTCGGAGTCGAAGCTGgaaaagctga
- the LOC104751705 gene encoding F-box protein At1g78100-like, translated as MDAFDAIPDPVVIDILNKVGDVKTLIRCRSVSKRFNSLATQSDSLLLQLDQILGTTDSDPEIYSPIAGFFRSLFKSIHGFLPIFPKPADPAEILTRSPKTPAQILVGFERIRNLEVELYGGDVKLEKGAAVKWKAEFGKTLKSCVIVAFRSATVNTTPATTAAVVDGAVESDSEFVCGLKTRVVWTISALMAASTRHYLMRDLVKDHKDMEKLTVRDREGEGTVVMDAAGMKEYRETEAREDDKGIERVGERTVVPSVRMSMRHAPSLMLKSGICLEAATLVVVRPTGLASDDNDAELVTEAFAGDGGDCMYGEAVTALLKRRRNVLEMNSF; from the coding sequence ATGGACGCTTTTGATGCGATTCCAGATCCTGTGGTCATCGACATTTTAAATAAAGTCGGTGACGTCAAAACGTTGATACGGTGCCGTTCTGTTTCTAAACGATTCAACTCGTTAGCCACTCAGTCCGACTCGCTCCTTCTCCAACTCGATCAGATCCTCGGAACCACCGATTCTGACCCCGAGATCTATTCCCCGATCGCTGGCTTTTTCCGATCTCTGTTCAAATCAATTCACGGCTTCCTCCCTATCTTCCCCAAGCCAGCTGACCCGGCCGAGATCCTAACCCGATCTCCGAAAACTCCGGCTCAGATTCTCGTCGGGTTTGAACGGATCCGGAACCTGGAGGTGGAGTTATACGGCGGCGATGTCAAGCTAGAGAAAGGCGCCGCCGTTAAGTGGAAGGCTGAGTTCGGGAAAACACTCAAGAGCTGCGTCATCGTTGCTTTCCGTTCCGCCACGGTTAATACTACTCCAGCAACTACCGCCGCCGTCGTCGACGGTGCTGTGGAGTCTGATTCTGAGTTCGTCTGTGGGTTGAAAACGCGCGTGGTGTGGACCATCAGCGCGTTGATGGCGGCTTCGACGCGCCATTACCTGATGAGAGATTTGGTGAAAGATCACAAGGACATGGAGAAATTGACTGTGCGTGACAGAGAAGGTGAAGGTACGGTGGTGATGGACGCTGCGGGGATGAAAGAATACAGAGAGACGGAGGCGCGTGAGGATGATAAAGGAATTGAGCGCGTGGGGGAACGCACCGTGGTTCCTAGCGTGAGGATGAGTATGAGACACGCGCCGTCGCTGATGCTGAAGAGCGGGATTTGTCTCGAAGCCGCGACGCTTGTGGTCGTAAGGCCGACTGGTTTAGCTTCCGATGATAATGACGCTGAGCTGGTAACGGAGGCTTTCGCCGGAGATGGCGGCGATTGTATGTACGGGGAAGCCGTTACGGCGTTGCTCAAGCGTAGGAGGAATGTGTTAGAGATGAATTCTTTCTAA
- the LOC104751707 gene encoding inactive TPR repeat-containing thioredoxin TTL3-like isoform X2 translates to MAKLKKLSTGQKMGCESVLGCIFQSWSPSRRKPSLPEKDHRVKDNLLAKSTSTITDPKILPRVSTDTSSQPKKSDSQKPQQKPNSDESHPRKSSDSARKSSDSAKKSISSGSSRTESKRFSLNGVMGNIIVKPQPAVKPDVSQTKSRWEGKPVNYRLDPEALKRMGNEEYCRGRFAQALVFYERAISADPKTPTYWCNKSAALISLGRLLEASDACEEALRLNPTYERAHQRLASLQLRLGEVEKALCHYNEAGKYTETKHIEQVEDVIKCLKRCDEARRSKEWNVALKETLFAISYGADSSPRVYALQTEALLHLQRHEEAYSVYQKGTKRFEIDSFIKIFGLSITSYLLMVGAQVYIAVGRFEDAVTASRQAARLDPSSEEVNVVAKTARAVASARLSGNLLFNASKFEGACVVYTEGLEKDPYNALLLCNRAASRFKLGLFEKAIEDCTLALSLQPSYRKARRRRADSYAKVFKSSI, encoded by the exons atGGCGAAACTGAAGAAGTTATCCACAGGTCAAAAAATGGGTTGTGAGAGTGTCCTTGGATGTATTTTCCAAAGCTGGAGCCCTAGCCGGAGAAAACCCTCTTTACCGGAAAAAGATCACAGGGTAAAAGATAACTTGCTTGCCAAGTCAACATCCACCATTACAGACCCTAAAATCCTCCCTAGAGTGTCCACCGATACTTCTTCTCAACCAAAGAAATCTGATTCCCAGAAACCCCAACAAAAGCCAAATTCCGACGAGAGCCACCCGAGGAAATCATCAGATTCCGCAAGAAAATCATCAGATTCCGCAAAGAAATCGATTTCATCGGGCTCGTCAAGAACAGAGAGCAAGAGATTCTCTCTTAACGGCGTCATGGGAAACATCATCGTGAAACCACAGCCCGCCGTTAAACCTGACGTCTCGCAGACGAAAAGCCGGTGGGAGGGCAAGCCTGTAAATTACAGACTCGATCCAGAGGCTCTCAAGAGAATGGGAAACGAAGAGTATTGTCGTGGGAGGTTTGCACAAGCTCTTGTGTTTTACGAGAGAGCCATCTCAGCTGACCCCAAAACGCCGACGTATTGGTGTAACAAATCAGCCGCTTTGATCAGTCTCGGTCGTCTTCTTGAAGCTTCTGATGCTTGTGAAGAAGCTTTAAGACTAAACCCAACCTATGAGAGAGCCCATCAGAGACTCGCTTCCCTCCAACTCAG ATTGGGTGAGGTTGAAAAAGCTTTGTGTCATTATAACGAAGCTGGAAAATATACAGAGACAAAACATATAGAACAAGTTGAAGATGTTATAAAATGCTTAAAGAGATGCGATGAAGCTCGAAGATCAAAGGAATGGAATGTTGCGTTGAAAGAGACTCTTTTTGCGATATCATATGGAGCCGATTCTTCTCCTCGG GTCTATGCGCTACAAACCGAGGCTTTGTTGCATCTTCAGCGACATGAGGAAGCGTACAGCGTGTACCAGAAAGGAACAAAACGCTTCGAGATCGATAGTTTCATAAAGATTTTTGGTCTTTCCATCACTTCTTACCTCTTAATGGTCGGAGCTCAGGTATACATTGCAGTAGGAAG ATTTGAAGATGCAGTAACCGCGTCAAGGCAAGCGGCTCGACTGGATCCAAGCAGCGAAGAAGTAAACGTGGTAGCTAAAACAGCAAGAGCGGTTGCTTCAGCGAGACTGAGCGGAAACTTGCTTTTCAACGCGTCAAAATTCGAAGGGGCTTGCGTGGTTTACACGGAAGGACTAGAGAAAGATCCCTATAATGCCCTCTTGCTATGTAACAGAGCTGCCTCAAGATTCAAGCTTGGTCTGTTCGAGAAAGCCATTGAAGATTGCACATTGGCTCTCAGTCTCCAGCCCTCCTACAGAAAGGCGAGACGGCGCAGGGCTGATTCTTATGCCAAGGTATTTAAAAGCTCAATTTAA